Proteins encoded together in one Chiloscyllium plagiosum isolate BGI_BamShark_2017 chromosome 3, ASM401019v2, whole genome shotgun sequence window:
- the klf11a gene encoding Krueppel-like factor 11a codes for MRCNSPCPAAEMGDLRNDEIMGIYESILERKRHDSERSSGSTLEQNDIDAVEALVCMSSWGQRTQKGDLLKIRPLTPASDTDSVHCEAVPPMLQKDYHSLSLLCMTPPHSPGVVESGNAALVTQLTYTKPTTVTANNGVYSVNTMTAKPALVNIQEFSSKKLLSAEPTVAHRCRSVATSVIRHTADNSPCNHIPSSPLTERLDSNSRNDRTEVKRKISSQCKHTKDMCTSTEFANKCCLQQNCNGPVTKDQRQIVPSLALPCEPNKVDTEHQKLAKSLPTGLPSVPVTKSPVICQMFPVNGGGQRGGGGVISTFIQTQAKPCVKPAVTQMAPASQPVLVGTTVQPGAVMFVLPQPSATQSPSGQQTVMTVGNTKLLPLAPAPVFVSSGQNCVPQMDFSRRRNYICSFTGCRKTYFKSSHLKAHLRTHTGEKPFNCIWEGCDKKFARSDELSRHRRTHTGEKKFICPVCDRRFMRSDHLTKHARRHMTTKKVPNWQAEVNKLNKIAASGPSVRNPAVPMTSVMISPPTSTQMREPTEKVCTMLSEN; via the exons atgcGGTGTAATTCTCCATGTCCAGCTGCTGAGATGGGAGATCTACGCAAT GATGAAATTATGGGCATTTATGAGTCAATATTAGAAAGGAAACGCCATGACAGCGAACggtcctctggcagtacattggAACAGAATGATATCGATGCTGTGGAGGCTCTTGTTTGTATGAGTTCTTGGGGTCAAAGGACACAAAAAGGGGATCTCTTAAAAATTCGCCCTCTGACACCTGCGTCAGACACAGATTCTGTGCACTGTGAAGCTGTACCTCCAATGTTGCAGAAGGACTACCACTCATTATCTTTACTT TGTATGACTCCACCACATAGTCCTGGTGTTGTTGAATCAGGCAATGCTGCCTTGGTGACACAGCTTACTTACACGAAGCCAACCACAGTCACAGCAAACAACGGAGTCTATTCAGTCAACACCATGACTGCAAAGCCTGCCTTAGTGAACATTCAGGAGTTTTCATCTAAGAAGCTTCTATCAGCTGAACCAACTGTTGCTCATCGTTGCAGGTCGGTAGCTACTAGTGTCATCCGTCATACTGCTGACAATTCTCCCTGCAACCACATTCCTTCATCACCACTGACTGAAAGACTAGACTCAAACAGCCGAAATGATAGGACAGAAGTGAAAAGGAAAATATCAAGCCAATGTAAGCACACTAAGGACATGTGCACTTCTACAGAGTTTGCAAATAAATGCTGTTTGCAGCAGAATTGCAATGGCCCAGTTACCAAGGACCAACGACAAATAGTGCCATCCTTAGCACTGCCTTGTGAGCCAAACAAAGTTGATACCGAACATCAGAAATTAGCCAAGTCATTGCCAACAGGCTTACCATCTGTACCTGTGACAAAGTCTCCAGTTATTTGTCAAATGTTTCCAGTGAATGGAGGAGGACAaagagggggagggggtgttatTTCCACTTTCATCCAAACGCAGGCCAAACCCTGTGTAAAGCCTGCAGTTACCCAGATGGCTCCAGCTTCTCAACCTGTTTTGGTGGGAACAACCGTGCAACCAGGGGCTGTGATGTTTGTGCTACCCCAACCCTCTGCCACTCAGTCACCTTCAGGACAACAGACAGTGATGACAGTCGGCAACACAAAGCTACTGCCACTTGCACCCGCTCCAGTCTTTGTCTCGTCTGGCCAAAACTGTGTACCTCAGATGGATTTCTCGCGAAGACGCAATTACATTTGCAGCTTTACTGGATGCAGGAAGACCTACTTCAAAAGTTCACACTTAAAAGCACATCTCCGAACTCATACAG GGGAGAAGCCATTTAACTGTATCTGGGAAGGATGTGACAAAAAGTTTGCACGCTCGGATGAGCTTTCACGACACCGCAGAACTCACACCGGAGAAAAGAAGTTCATATGTCCTGTTTGCGATCGACGTTTCATGCGCAGTGACCACCTCACCAAACATGCTCGACGTCACATGACAACAAAGAAAGTGCCCAACTGGCAGGCTGAGgttaacaaactgaataaaattGCTGCCTCAGGACCATCTGTCAGGAATCCTGCTGTCCCCATGACCAGTGTAATGATTTCTCCACCAACCTCTACCCAAATGAGAGAACCCACAGAGAAAGTTTGCACTATGTTGtcagaaaattaa